From a region of the Gemmatimonadales bacterium genome:
- a CDS encoding multicopper oxidase domain-containing protein — protein MTKWLAYAALVTLGFVTAASSRPPAAARIAPNDNRRSGGTLEHGILTIALEARSGSWRPEGDSGRALDVAAFGEAGKPLSTPGPVIRVRTGTEIHATVRNRLDRPLTLYGFGRVHGQADSVTIPVGGTARLRFKATAPGTYYYYAKRGVAPAGLRLVEDMQLHGVIVVDPPNAPRTPDDRVFAISWWCAVAPASPSGLSRCTMAINGLSWPHTERLDYTQGDSVHWRVVNFTEIDHPMHLHGFYFRIESKGNGLTDSLYTPEQRRMGVTEVLQPFGTMSLSWAADRPGNWIYHCHYATHLSKLVELDTENGVLDADMLNHHMSDRPHQMFGLVMGISIAPKGASVVSTETPRALRLVQRERANVYGSQAGMSYVLDGTPDGADSTALPVPGPMLLLERGKRVAVTIVNQSMEPAAVHWHGIELESYPDGVPGWSGSGRSILPAIAPGDSLTVRWTPPRAGSFMYHTHFNESMQMGSGLYGPIIVVDPGERFDPETDKVLFFGTAGSGTNPVFGPFPRFVMNGKTQPEAMNLQAGTRYRLRLFNLAGDSPLQVSLQSGDSPISWRPVAKDGYPLPPSQTAPRAAVLVFDPGEIYDFEYTPATAEELTLRFGPVPPSPAAAPQAAGAPSPADTLPAPGAPPGPPPTVRVAIHVR, from the coding sequence ATGACGAAGTGGCTCGCCTATGCCGCGCTGGTCACTCTTGGCTTCGTCACGGCCGCGTCGTCGCGGCCCCCGGCCGCAGCTCGTATCGCTCCCAACGACAACCGACGATCCGGCGGTACCCTCGAGCACGGTATCCTGACGATCGCGCTCGAGGCGCGATCCGGTTCCTGGCGGCCGGAGGGTGATAGCGGGCGCGCGCTCGACGTCGCGGCCTTCGGCGAAGCGGGAAAGCCACTGTCCACCCCGGGCCCCGTCATCCGCGTCCGCACGGGCACGGAGATCCACGCCACCGTCCGGAACCGGCTCGATCGGCCGCTGACCCTCTATGGTTTCGGCAGGGTTCACGGGCAGGCGGACTCGGTGACCATCCCCGTGGGGGGCACGGCGCGGCTGCGGTTCAAGGCAACCGCCCCGGGCACCTACTACTACTACGCAAAGCGCGGCGTGGCTCCGGCCGGCCTCCGGCTGGTCGAGGACATGCAGCTCCACGGGGTCATTGTCGTCGATCCGCCGAACGCGCCACGCACCCCGGACGACCGCGTTTTCGCGATCTCGTGGTGGTGCGCGGTGGCCCCGGCGAGCCCGTCCGGGTTGAGCCGGTGCACCATGGCCATCAACGGGCTGTCCTGGCCGCACACGGAGCGGCTGGACTATACCCAGGGCGACTCGGTGCACTGGCGGGTGGTCAACTTCACCGAGATCGACCACCCCATGCACCTCCACGGCTTCTACTTCCGGATCGAGTCGAAAGGCAACGGGCTGACGGATTCGCTCTACACCCCCGAACAGCGGCGAATGGGAGTGACCGAGGTCCTGCAGCCATTCGGCACGATGTCGCTATCCTGGGCAGCGGATCGGCCGGGAAACTGGATCTATCATTGCCACTACGCCACGCACCTCTCGAAGCTCGTCGAGCTGGACACCGAAAACGGTGTCCTGGACGCGGACATGCTGAACCATCACATGTCCGACCGTCCGCATCAGATGTTCGGCCTCGTGATGGGGATCAGCATCGCGCCGAAGGGGGCGAGCGTGGTATCGACGGAGACCCCGCGGGCACTGCGTCTCGTCCAGCGCGAGCGGGCGAACGTCTACGGCTCGCAGGCCGGGATGTCGTACGTCCTGGACGGCACACCAGACGGGGCGGATAGCACGGCACTTCCGGTACCGGGGCCGATGCTCCTGCTCGAGCGGGGGAAGCGCGTGGCGGTCACGATCGTCAACCAGTCCATGGAGCCGGCCGCCGTCCACTGGCACGGCATCGAGCTGGAGAGCTATCCCGACGGCGTCCCGGGATGGAGCGGATCCGGGAGGTCGATCCTGCCGGCCATCGCCCCGGGCGACTCGCTTACGGTCCGCTGGACGCCGCCGCGCGCCGGCTCGTTCATGTACCACACGCACTTCAACGAATCGATGCAGATGGGTAGCGGCCTGTACGGTCCGATCATCGTGGTAGATCCCGGAGAGCGGTTCGACCCGGAGACGGACAAGGTCCTGTTCTTCGGCACCGCCGGGTCGGGCACGAATCCGGTCTTCGGCCCCTTCCCGAGGTTCGTAATGAACGGGAAGACGCAGCCCGAAGCCATGAACCTCCAGGCGGGCACCCGATACCGCTTGCGGCTGTTCAATCTCGCGGGCGATTCGCCGCTTCAGGTCTCCCTCCAGTCCGGTGATTCCCCCATCAGTTGGCGCCCGGTGGCAAAGGACGGATATCCGCTGCCGCCCTCGCAGACGGCTCCGCGTGCCGCGGTTCTCGTATTCGACCCGGGCGAGATTTACGACTTCGAGTACACGCCGGCCACCGCGGAGGAGCTGACGCTCAGGTTCGGACCGGTGCCGCCGTCGCCGGCTGCGGCTCCGCAGGCCGCTGGCGCTCCCTCGCCGGCGGATACGCTACCAGCGCCGGGCGCGCCACCCGGACCGCCGCCGACGGTGCGCGTGGCGATTCACGTGCGGTAA
- a CDS encoding DUF2182 domain-containing protein, whose amino-acid sequence MTTPQQTWSAAWAWFLGMWTAMMVPMMLPSLIPMLSRYRRSVRGAGGLHLHGLTALVSVGYFIIWTVCGAIACAAQAAVSAFETRWAMVAQWLPVAAGVALLVAGGVQLTSWKARQLALCRQRSGCGSPPGPGALDAWRHGLRLGVRCSLCCGSLMLALLAMGMMEPVTMTAVTLAITAERLAPAPFRVARVTGVAIVVVGVAMIARV is encoded by the coding sequence ATGACCACGCCGCAGCAGACCTGGTCCGCAGCCTGGGCCTGGTTCCTGGGCATGTGGACGGCGATGATGGTGCCGATGATGCTGCCATCCCTGATCCCGATGTTGTCGCGGTATCGCCGGTCCGTGCGCGGCGCGGGAGGGCTCCATCTGCACGGGCTGACGGCGCTGGTCAGTGTGGGCTACTTCATCATCTGGACCGTATGCGGTGCCATCGCCTGCGCCGCCCAGGCCGCTGTCAGCGCGTTCGAGACGCGCTGGGCGATGGTGGCGCAGTGGCTGCCGGTCGCGGCGGGCGTGGCACTGCTCGTGGCGGGCGGCGTCCAGCTCACCTCGTGGAAGGCGCGGCAGTTGGCGCTCTGCCGTCAAAGGTCAGGGTGCGGCTCTCCACCCGGTCCCGGCGCACTGGACGCGTGGCGGCATGGTCTCAGGCTGGGCGTGCGGTGCAGCCTCTGCTGCGGCAGCCTGATGCTGGCGTTGCTCGCGATGGGGATGATGGAGCCGGTCACCATGACCGCAGTGACGCTCGCGATTACCGCCGAGCGGCTGGCGCCAGCCCCGTTCCGAGTGGCGCGGGTGACGGGCGTCGCGATCGTGGTCGTCGGCGTAGCGATGATCGCGCGGGTCTGA
- a CDS encoding thioredoxin family protein — translation MATQVTPIQSPRVVSHEQWLTERVAFMAREKEFTRLRDELSRERRELPWEKVTKTYIFSGPRGEQTLAELFEGRSQLIVYHFMFNPAWDEGCPGCSFWADNFEGIDIHLAHRDITFLAISRAPFAKLEAYRKRMGWSFKWVSAGAGDFNYEFQASFDPDAAKSGRAYYNYGTGPRVGEDMPGISVFCRDQNGDIYHTYSTYSRGLDLLNGAYNYIDLTPKGRDEGDRGPSWVRRHDRYED, via the coding sequence ATGGCAACCCAGGTCACCCCTATCCAGAGCCCCCGCGTGGTCTCGCACGAGCAGTGGCTCACCGAGCGCGTGGCTTTCATGGCCAGGGAGAAGGAATTCACCCGGCTCCGGGACGAGCTCAGCCGGGAACGCCGCGAGCTGCCGTGGGAGAAGGTCACCAAGACGTACATTTTCAGTGGCCCGCGCGGCGAGCAGACGCTGGCCGAGCTGTTCGAAGGTCGGAGCCAACTGATCGTGTACCACTTCATGTTCAATCCGGCGTGGGACGAAGGGTGCCCCGGCTGCTCGTTCTGGGCCGACAACTTCGAGGGAATCGACATCCATCTGGCGCACCGCGATATCACCTTCCTCGCAATCTCGCGGGCGCCGTTCGCGAAGCTCGAGGCGTACAGGAAGCGGATGGGCTGGAGCTTCAAGTGGGTCTCCGCCGGCGCGGGCGACTTCAACTACGAGTTCCAGGCGTCGTTCGACCCGGACGCGGCCAAGAGCGGCAGGGCGTACTACAACTACGGCACGGGCCCCAGAGTGGGCGAGGACATGCCCGGCATCAGCGTGTTCTGCAGGGATCAGAACGGCGACATCTATCACACCTACTCGACCTACTCTCGCGGACTCGATCTGCTGAACGGTGCCTACAACTACATCGACCTGACGCCGAAGGGACGAGACGAGGGCGATCGCGGTCCGTCCTGGGTGCGACGCCACGATCGGTACGAGGACTGA
- a CDS encoding metalloregulator ArsR/SmtB family transcription factor, which produces MLDLVYDAIADPTRRAILEILAEGDANVGSLAERFPISLNGVSKHVKVLERAGLVQRTIQGREHRLRLNAEPLRDASLWLEHYRTFWESRLAALEAFLVKQERGAGPDKAEQPPENGR; this is translated from the coding sequence ATGTTGGACTTAGTCTATGACGCTATTGCAGATCCGACCCGTCGCGCGATCCTGGAGATCCTGGCGGAGGGAGATGCCAACGTCGGGAGCCTGGCCGAGCGGTTCCCCATTTCCCTCAATGGAGTCTCCAAGCACGTGAAGGTCCTGGAGCGGGCCGGCCTGGTCCAGCGCACCATCCAGGGCCGAGAGCACCGGCTTCGGCTCAATGCGGAGCCACTCCGCGATGCGTCGCTCTGGCTGGAGCACTACCGCACCTTCTGGGAGAGCCGGCTGGCCGCGTTGGAGGCCTTCCTCGTGAAGCAGGAACGCGGCGCCGGGCCCGACAAGGCAGAACAACCTCCGGAGAACGGTCGATGA